In Blastopirellula sediminis, the following proteins share a genomic window:
- a CDS encoding cation diffusion facilitator family transporter — protein sequence MNPAPDSTPAHLYRSASRAAWLGLSVNLSLGIVKLVGGVLGSSFALISDAVNSLGDSLTSIVVIFGLWYAQRPADDEHPYGHTRAEAVAASNVSMLIMISALFIGWEAISRLGSEHPVPAIWTMWIAAANIVIKESLFWYKITISRRTQSLSIAAAAWDHRSDALCSLAVLIGLAVVRWGGPDYMWADEAAALIVVAAILWNTGQIFLQSTSELLDPQANAELIQQIRAAAEEVEGVCAVEKLWVRKTGIEFLADIHIEVDARLTVEEGHRIGHLVKDKLIGQFAQLRDVLVHLEPYPHVHSSVD from the coding sequence TTGAATCCAGCCCCTGACTCTACGCCCGCTCATCTTTACCGCAGCGCATCGCGCGCCGCCTGGTTGGGATTGAGCGTGAACTTGTCGCTGGGGATTGTGAAGTTGGTCGGCGGCGTGTTGGGAAGTTCGTTCGCGCTAATCTCTGACGCGGTGAACTCGCTCGGCGATTCGCTGACGTCGATCGTGGTGATCTTTGGACTCTGGTACGCTCAGCGGCCCGCGGATGATGAGCATCCTTATGGTCATACGCGTGCCGAGGCGGTCGCAGCGTCCAACGTTTCGATGTTGATCATGATTTCCGCTTTGTTTATCGGCTGGGAGGCGATTAGTCGTTTGGGATCGGAGCACCCGGTCCCGGCAATTTGGACGATGTGGATCGCGGCGGCCAACATCGTGATCAAAGAGTCTCTCTTCTGGTACAAGATAACGATCAGTCGCCGGACGCAATCGTTGTCGATCGCCGCTGCGGCGTGGGATCATCGAAGCGACGCCCTTTGTTCGCTTGCGGTGTTGATCGGCTTGGCGGTCGTTCGGTGGGGTGGCCCGGATTACATGTGGGCCGACGAAGCTGCGGCGCTGATTGTGGTGGCGGCGATTCTATGGAACACCGGCCAGATCTTTCTCCAAAGCACCAGCGAATTGCTTGATCCGCAGGCCAACGCCGAACTGATCCAACAAATTCGCGCCGCTGCGGAAGAGGTCGAGGGGGTTTGCGCGGTTGAAAAGCTCTGGGTGCGCAAGACCGGTATCGAATTCCTCGCCGATATTCACATCGAAGTCGACGCCCGTCTTACGGTCGAAGAGGGGCATCGGATCGGACATCTCGT